One Chiloscyllium plagiosum isolate BGI_BamShark_2017 chromosome 14, ASM401019v2, whole genome shotgun sequence genomic region harbors:
- the LOC122556809 gene encoding alpha-2Db adrenergic receptor-like, whose protein sequence is MELCGQPAPNRSQEGNSTMVAGGQLTSAPYSGLAAAAVSLAVVTVIMLTMVGNALVVVAVLTSRALRPPQNLFLVSLASADILVAALVIPFSLANELMGYWYFGSVWCGIYLALDVLFCTSSIVHLCAISLDRYWAVTRAVEYNLKRTPRRIKAMIAVVWLISAVISFPPLVSVDRARQGCCQLNDETWYILSSCAVSFFAPCLIMMLVYFRIYRVAKQRTSVVSVAGNGQPGAPAPALPLESAFSRRRRPRDRAGAPGGSPPSSQSHPHQEDDEEEELEDIDLEESCSSEAQSRPVELRRSQEVPLPLPLALPPPSSSTLPPLPGPGCSRLSWAGHRASQLFLEQRRKRKAARPVSRLSKSRLAQLREKRFTFVLAVVIGVFVLCWFPFFFTYSLRAICRQSCTIPEPLFNFFFWIGYCNSSLNPIIYTIFNRDFRKAFKKIIFRTRRRTL, encoded by the coding sequence ATGGAGTTGTGTGGGCAGCCCGCCCCTAACCGCTCCCAGGAGGGGAACAGCACGATGGTGGCTGGAGGTCAGCTGACCTCAGCACCTTACAGCGGGCTAGCGGCGGCAGCGGTCAGTCTGGCAGTGGTAACGGTCATCATGCTGACCATGGTGGGCAACGCACTGGTGGTGGTGGCCGTGCTGACCAGCCGGGCGCTCCGGCCTCCTCAGAACCTCTTCCTGGTGTCGCTGGCATCGGCGGACATCCTGGTGGCCGCTCTGGTCATCCCCTTCTCGCTGGCCAACGAGCTGATGGGCTACTGGTACTTTGGCAGCGTCTGGTGCGGCATCTACCTGGCACTGGACGTGCTCTTCTGCACCTCGTCCATTGTCCACCTGTGTGCCATTAGCTTGGATCGCTACTGGGCTGTGACCAGGGCCGTCGAATACAACTTGAAACGGACCCCGCGCCGCATCAAAGCCATGATCGCGGTGGTGTGGCTCATCTCGGCGGTCATCTCCTTCCCGCCCTTGGTCAGCGTGGACCGTGCCAGGCAAGGCTGCTGCCAACTCAACGATGAGACCTGGTACATCCTGTCATCTTGCGCTGTCTCTTTCTTCGCCCCCTGCCTCATCATGATGTTGGTCTACTTCCGAATCTACCGGGTGGCCAAGCAGAGGACCTCAGTGGTCTCGGTGGCTGGCAACGGGCAGCCCGGTGCCCCTGCCCCTGCTCTTCCCTTGGAGAGCGCCTTCTCCCGCCGCCGCCGCCCCCGAGACCGGGCAGGTGCCCCGGGTGGCAGCCCACCCAGCTCCCAGAGCCACCCACACCAGGAGGACGATGAGGAGGAAGAGCTGGAAGACATTGACTTGGAGGAGAGTTGCTCCTCGGAGGCTCAGAGCCGGCCTGTGGAGCTCAGGAGGAGTCAGGaggtccccctcccccttcccttgGCCCTGCCTCCTCCGTCCTCCTCGACCCTGCCTCCCCTCCCGGGTCCGGGTTGTAGCCGCCTGTCCTGGGCTGGCCATAGGGCCTCTCAGCTcttcctggagcagaggaggaagAGAAAGGCAGCTCGACCCGTGTCCAGGCTCAGTAAGAGCCGGCTGGCCCAGCTGCGGGAGAAACGCTTCACCTTCGTGCTGGCCGTAGTCATTGGCGTCTTTGTGCTGTGCTGGTTCCCCTTCTTCTTCACCTACAGCCTGAGGGCCATCTGTCGACAGAGCTGCACCATCCCCGAGCCCCTCTTCAACTTCTTCTTTTGGATTGGTTACTGTAACAGCTCGCTCAACCCCATCATCTACACCATCTTCAACAGGGACTTCCGCAAGGCTTTCAAAAAGATCATCTTCAGGACTCGCAGACGTACTTTGTAG